A window of Tripterygium wilfordii isolate XIE 37 chromosome 7, ASM1340144v1, whole genome shotgun sequence contains these coding sequences:
- the LOC120002879 gene encoding folate synthesis bifunctional protein, mitochondrial: protein MNIIKQLLPIKSGFGGAKNHCRASLSSLFHSSPATTVEVHSPEQEVVIALGSNVGDRLNNFNKALKLINNSGIHITRHGCLYETAPAYVTEQPRFLNSAVRAATKLGPNELLGALKKIEKDMGRTAGVRYGPRPIDLDILFYGKYRVHSDILTVPHEKIWERPFVMAPLIDLLGSDVDNDTVACWHSSATNSAGLFKSWDNLGGESLMGKEELIRVLPIGKSFLHWAEKTYVMGILNLTPDSFSDGGKFQSVEAAVSQVRSMISEGADIVDIGAQSTRPMASRLSPQEELDRLIPVLEAVVDMPEMDGKFISVDTFYSQVASEAVRNGAHLVNDVSAGQLDPSMYKVVADLEVPYIGMHMRGDPCTMQSNENLQYGDVCKEVASELYSQIRDAELSGIPAWRIITDPGIGFAKRTEHNLDILMGLPNIRSEIAKRSLALSHAPMLIGPSRKKFLGEICSRPDATDRDPATIASVTAGVMGGANIVRVHNVRGNVDAVRLCDAMLKRRRSIV from the exons ATGAATATTATCAAGCAGCTTCTGCCCATTAAATCTGGGTTTGGTGGTGCCAAAAACCATTGTAGAG CATCCCTTTCTTCCCTCTTCCATTCATCCCCTGCTACCACAGTGGAGGTTCATTCCCCAGAACAGGAAGTAGTGATTGCTTTGGGAAGCAATGTCGGTGACAGGCTTAATAATTTTAATAAAGcgctaaaattaattaataattctGGCATACACATCACAAGACATGGTTGTTTATATGAGACAGCACCTGCCTATGTAACTGAACAGCCTCGTTTTCTCAACTCCGCGGTCAGAGCTGCAACAAAGCTTGGGCCAAATGAACTGTTGGGAGCGCTTAAGAAGATTGAAAAGGACATGGGTCGTACTGCAGGGGTAAGGTATGGGCCAAGACCAATTGATTTGGATATATTATTCTATGGAAAGTACAGAGTACACTCTGATATTCTAACTGTACCCCATGAAAAAATTTGGGAGAGACCATTTGTTATGGCCCCGTTGATTGATTTATTGGGATCAGATGTGGACAATGATACAGTTGCTTGCTGGCATTCTTCTGCAACAAATTCTGCTGGACTTTTCAAATCATGGGATAATTTAGGTGGTGAATCCCTGATGGGAAAGGAAGAATTAATCAGAGTTTTACCAATTGGAAAATCCTTTTTACACTGGGCAGAGAAAACTTATGTCATGGGCATTCTTAATTTGACCCCAGATAGTTTTAGTGATGGAGGGAAGTTCCAGTCTGTGGAGGCTGCAGTGTCACAGGTGCGCTCAATGATTTCAGAAGGGGCAGATATAGTTGATATCGGTGCACAATCAACAAGACCAATGGCATCTAGGCTATCCCCTCAGGAAGAATTGGATAGGTTAATTCCTGTCTTAGAAGCAGTTGTGGATATGCCAGAAATGGATGGAAAGTTTATTTCCGTGGACACTTTTTATTCACAAGTTGCATCAGAAGCTGTCAGGAATGGGGCTCATCTTGTAAACGATGTATCTGCTGGTCAGTTGGATCCTAGCATGTACAAGGTTGTCGCTGACCTTGAGGTCCCTTACATTGGTATGCACATGAGAGGAGACCCATGTACAATGCAGAGTAATGAGAACCTACAGTATGGTGATGTTTGTAAAGAGGTTGCCTCTGAATTATATTCTCAGATTAGAGATGCAGAGTTATCAGGTATTCCAGCTTGGAGGATTATCACTGACCCAGGAATTGGATTCGCAAAAAGAACTGAACATAATTTGGATATCCTCATGGGGTTACCAAACATACGGTCTGAGATTGCCAAGAGAAGTTTGGCCCTGTCTCATGCTCCTATGTTGATTGGACCTTCAAGAAAGAAATTTTTAGGTGAAATTTGCTCTCGCCCTGATGCAACGGACAGAGATCCTGCAACAATTGCTTCTGTGACTGCTGGGGTTATGGGAGGTGCAAATATTGTGAGAGTACATAATGTTAGAGGTAATGTAGATGCTGTGAGGCTTTGTGATGCAATGCTGAAAAGGAGAAGATCCATTGTGTGA
- the LOC120002881 gene encoding cytochrome b5-like: protein MPTLTKLHTMQEAAEHGSKDDCWVVIDGKVYDVSSYLDEHPGGDDVVLAVTGKDATDDFEDAGHSKEARELMEKFCIGELDESDPAIPELETEKLRDLPTQYWAVPLAVIGISVVVGLLYLRKK, encoded by the exons ATGCCGACTTTAACGAAGCTGCACACTATGCAAGAAGCTGCTGAGCATGGCAGCAAGGACGATTGCTGGGTCGTTATTGATGGCAAG GTCTATGATGTGAGTTCGTATCTGGATGAGCATCCAGGAGGAGATGATGTTGTTCTTGCTGTGACTG GGAAAGATGCAACAGATGATTTTGAAGATGCTGGGCATAGCAAAGAGGCAAGGGAGCTTATGGAGAAGTTCTGCATTGGTGAGCTCGACGAATCTGACCCAGCAATCCCAGAACTTGAGACTGAAAAGCTCCGCGACTTACCGACACAATACTGGGCTGTGCCACTGGCTGTCATTGGCATCTCTGTTGTGGTTGGACTCCTGTACTTGCGGAAGAAGTAG